Proteins from a single region of Dehalococcoidales bacterium:
- the rpmC gene encoding 50S ribosomal protein L29: MKVEEIRALSTGEIVKQVEAAHQELFDLRFRSATKQLVNHREIPRVRKNIARMEMVLRERVLATG; the protein is encoded by the coding sequence TTGAAGGTTGAAGAGATTCGGGCCCTCAGTACAGGTGAGATTGTCAAGCAGGTTGAGGCAGCACACCAGGAGTTGTTCGACCTTCGTTTTCGCTCTGCTACCAAGCAGCTGGTAAACCACCGTGAAATACCGAGGGTAAGAAAGAATATTGCCAGGATGGAGATGGTGCTGAGGGAGCGGGTGCTGGCCACGGGGTGA
- the rpsQ gene encoding 30S ribosomal protein S17, translated as MQRRRKIKFGRVVSNSMDKTAVVTVETFRHHPVYRKTIRRVVRYKVHDGKNECGLGDTVRLEETRPLSKEKRWRVVEIITKGEVVEVTPAELEAQPEEPVLEPEGIVAESEPEETNEEESTG; from the coding sequence ATGCAGAGAAGGCGCAAAATAAAATTCGGCCGTGTGGTGAGCAATAGCATGGACAAGACTGCCGTGGTAACGGTAGAGACGTTTCGGCATCACCCGGTATACAGGAAGACGATTCGAAGAGTCGTCCGGTACAAAGTACACGATGGAAAGAACGAGTGCGGGCTGGGCGATACTGTCAGGCTGGAAGAGACCCGGCCCCTCTCTAAAGAGAAGCGGTGGCGAGTGGTGGAGATAATTACCAAAGGAGAGGTCGTGGAAGTAACACCGGCGGAGCTTGAGGCCCAGCCGGAGGAACCGGTGCTGGAGCCTGAGGGGATAGTGGCGGAAAGCGAGCCAGAGGAAACGAACGAAGAGGAATCTACAGGATAG
- the rplN gene encoding 50S ribosomal protein L14 codes for MIQSNTRLKIADNTGGRQLMCIGVLGGTRKKYAHIGDVIVGSVKRAIPGGAVKGGDVVRAVIIRTTKPYRRPDGSYIRFDENAAVILTDKNNPRGTRIFGPVARELRDKNFTKIISLAPEVL; via the coding sequence GTGATTCAGTCCAATACCAGACTCAAGATAGCAGACAACACGGGGGGCCGTCAGCTGATGTGTATCGGCGTACTCGGTGGCACCAGGAAGAAATATGCCCATATCGGGGACGTCATCGTCGGCTCCGTGAAACGGGCCATTCCGGGTGGTGCGGTGAAGGGGGGAGATGTAGTCCGGGCGGTCATTATCCGTACTACCAAGCCCTACCGGCGTCCGGATGGTTCCTACATCAGGTTTGATGAAAATGCGGCCGTGATTCTCACCGACAAGAACAATCCCCGGGGTACCCGGATATTTGGGCCGGTGGCCAGGGAGCTGAGGGACAAGAACTTCACCAAGATAATATCACTGGCGCCTGAGGTCTTGTGA
- the rplX gene encoding 50S ribosomal protein L24 has product MNIRKNDNVLVIAGKDKGKKGKIRFVYTKGNTVLVEGVNFIKMHSKARAQVKQAGIIEREVPISISNVMFLCSKCNKPARIGYRVLGDGRKTRFCRVCDEVVD; this is encoded by the coding sequence ATGAATATACGAAAGAATGATAACGTGCTGGTAATCGCCGGCAAGGACAAGGGTAAGAAAGGCAAGATCCGTTTCGTCTATACCAAGGGTAATACGGTGCTGGTTGAAGGCGTCAACTTCATAAAGATGCACAGCAAGGCGCGAGCGCAGGTCAAACAAGCAGGGATTATTGAGAGAGAGGTACCCATTAGCATATCTAACGTGATGTTTCTCTGCAGTAAGTGCAATAAACCGGCCCGGATTGGTTACCGTGTGCTGGGGGATGGCAGGAAGACCCGCTTCTGTCGTGTTTGTGATGAGGTGGTCGACTAG
- the rplE gene encoding 50S ribosomal protein L5: MAGLRQRYRDEIVPRMMEVGGYKNVMEVPRLEKVVVGIGVGEAIQNAKALEAVERDIPAITGQKPIITRAKLSIAAFRLRTGMPIGAKVTLRKDRMYDFMERLVNIVLPRIREFRGVPRNAFDGRGNYTLGFREQIVFPEIDYDKVDKVRGLGISIVTTAKTDEEGRQLLEFLGMPFSRD; this comes from the coding sequence ATGGCAGGACTGAGACAGAGATATCGAGATGAGATTGTACCCCGCATGATGGAAGTCGGCGGATACAAGAATGTGATGGAAGTGCCCCGCCTGGAGAAGGTCGTGGTGGGTATTGGTGTCGGGGAAGCCATACAGAATGCCAAGGCTCTTGAAGCGGTGGAGAGAGACATACCCGCAATTACCGGACAGAAACCGATAATAACCCGTGCCAAGCTGTCGATAGCCGCCTTCCGACTGCGGACCGGGATGCCTATCGGGGCGAAGGTGACTCTGCGCAAGGACCGCATGTATGACTTCATGGAGCGGCTGGTGAATATTGTCCTGCCCCGCATCCGGGAATTCCGCGGCGTTCCCCGTAATGCGTTTGACGGCCGGGGCAACTACACTCTGGGTTTCAGAGAGCAGATTGTATTTCCGGAAATTGACTACGATAAGGTAGACAAGGTACGGGGATTGGGGATATCGATAGTAACCACCGCAAAAACAGACGAGGAGGGCAGGCAACTTCTGGAGTTTCTCGGCATGCCCTTCAGTAGGGATTGA
- a CDS encoding type Z 30S ribosomal protein S14, which produces MAKKCEIAKWRRPPKYKVQYHNRCRVCGRPRAYMRKFGLCRICFRELALAGKIPGVRKSSW; this is translated from the coding sequence ATGGCAAAGAAGTGCGAGATTGCAAAGTGGAGGCGTCCTCCCAAGTACAAGGTGCAGTACCATAATCGGTGTCGTGTTTGTGGCCGTCCCCGGGCCTATATGCGCAAGTTCGGGTTGTGCCGGATTTGCTTCAGGGAGCTGGCCCTGGCGGGAAAGATACCGGGAGTGAGAAAATCAAGCTGGTAG
- the rpsH gene encoding 30S ribosomal protein S8, whose protein sequence is MTVTDPIADMLTRIRNAVMVRHDSVLIPSSKMKLAISRILKDEGFINDYEVVRGKPQRMIKIRLKYQDRNEPVLSGLERVSKPGLRMYVQKTEIPRVYGGLGVAILSTPKGLMTGQQAWRQGTGGELLCYVW, encoded by the coding sequence GTGACTGTAACTGATCCGATTGCAGATATGTTGACCCGGATACGCAACGCCGTAATGGTGAGGCACGATTCGGTGTTAATACCTTCCTCGAAGATGAAGCTGGCCATCAGCCGAATCCTCAAGGATGAAGGTTTCATCAACGATTATGAGGTAGTCCGCGGTAAGCCGCAGCGGATGATAAAGATACGCCTCAAGTACCAGGATAGAAACGAACCGGTACTTAGCGGGCTGGAGCGCGTGAGCAAGCCCGGGTTGAGGATGTACGTTCAGAAGACAGAAATACCCCGTGTCTACGGGGGACTGGGGGTCGCCATTCTATCCACCCCCAAGGGACTGATGACCGGCCAGCAGGCCTGGCGGCAGGGGACTGGTGGCGAACTCCTGTGTTATGTATGGTAA